A section of the Saccopteryx leptura isolate mSacLep1 chromosome 4, mSacLep1_pri_phased_curated, whole genome shotgun sequence genome encodes:
- the RPS15A gene encoding small ribosomal subunit protein uS8: MVRMNVLADALKSINNAEKRGKRQVLIRPCSKVIVRFLTVMMKHGYIGEFEIIDDHRAGKIVVNLTGRLNKCGVISPRFDVQLKDLEKWQNNLLPSRQFGFIVLTTSAGIMDHEEARRKHTGGKILGFFF; the protein is encoded by the exons ATGGTGCGCATGAATGTCCTGGCCGATGCTCTCAAGAGTATCAACAATGCCGAGAAGAGAGGCAAACGCCAGGTTCTCATTAGGCCGTGCTCCAAAGTCATCGTCCGGTTTCTAACTGTGATGATGAAGCATG GTTATATTGGCGAATTTGAAATTATTGATGACCACAGGGCTGGTAAAATTGTTGTGAACCTCACAGGCAGGTTAAACAAG TGTGGAGTAATCAGCCCCAGATTTGATGTGCAACTCAAAGATCTAGAAAAATGGCAGAACAACCTGCTTCCGTCCCGTCAGTTTGG TTTCATTGTACTGACAACCTCAGCGGGCATCATGGACCATGAAGAAGCAAGACGAAAACACACAGGAGGGAAAATCCTGGGATTCTTTTTCTAG